In Gemmatimonadaceae bacterium, one genomic interval encodes:
- a CDS encoding phenylacetate--CoA ligase, which produces MILEPEFESLPVESMRELQGTRLRGLVAYLAERVPMYRERLAAAGVAAGDIRSIDDLARLPITRKGDLRDHYPFGLLAVPREQVMRVHASSGTTGKATVVAYTANDVALFARVCARSLAMAGAAPGMMLHNAYGYGLFTGGLGIHYGGERLGLSVVPVSGGMTERQMTLITDFRPDVITCTPSYALTLATEFARRGIAPGEISLRYAVLGAEPWTDGMRVQIDAALGVRSTNIYGLSEIIGPGVSCECVEARDGSHVMEDHFYPEILDPDTQAPVADGEEGVLVLTTLTKEALPLLRYWTGDITSLVRGSCACGRTLVRMRLVKGRTDDMLIIRGVNVYPSQVEAVLGRVPELSPHYCIVVTREETLHEIEVQAEVADSFFREVGRELLSDDVVEADLRLRELRQRVAGLLRDVIGVGMSVTLLAPGEAPRSEGGKLNRVVDRRAR; this is translated from the coding sequence GTGATTCTCGAGCCCGAGTTCGAGTCCCTCCCCGTCGAGTCGATGCGCGAGCTGCAGGGGACGCGCCTGCGGGGGCTCGTGGCGTACCTGGCGGAACGCGTCCCGATGTACCGCGAGCGCCTCGCCGCCGCCGGCGTTGCGGCTGGCGACATCCGCTCCATCGACGACCTCGCGCGCCTCCCCATCACGCGCAAGGGCGACCTGCGCGATCACTACCCGTTTGGCCTCCTCGCCGTGCCGCGTGAGCAGGTCATGCGCGTGCACGCGTCGTCGGGGACGACCGGGAAGGCGACCGTGGTGGCCTACACCGCGAATGATGTCGCGCTCTTCGCCCGCGTCTGCGCCCGCTCGCTGGCCATGGCCGGTGCCGCGCCGGGCATGATGCTGCATAACGCCTATGGCTACGGCCTCTTCACGGGCGGGCTTGGCATCCACTACGGCGGTGAGCGGCTCGGCCTCAGCGTCGTTCCCGTCAGCGGGGGGATGACCGAACGGCAGATGACGCTCATCACCGACTTCCGCCCCGACGTCATCACCTGCACCCCGAGCTACGCCCTCACGCTGGCCACCGAGTTTGCCCGTCGCGGGATTGCCCCTGGCGAGATCTCCCTGCGGTACGCCGTGCTCGGCGCCGAGCCGTGGACCGACGGGATGCGCGTGCAGATCGACGCGGCGTTAGGCGTGCGCAGCACCAACATCTACGGGCTGAGCGAGATCATCGGCCCCGGCGTCTCGTGCGAGTGCGTCGAGGCGCGCGACGGGTCGCACGTGATGGAGGATCACTTCTACCCGGAGATCCTCGACCCCGACACGCAGGCGCCGGTCGCCGACGGCGAGGAGGGCGTACTCGTCCTCACCACGCTCACCAAGGAGGCGCTCCCCCTGCTGCGCTACTGGACGGGGGATATCACCTCGCTCGTGCGCGGGAGCTGCGCGTGTGGGCGCACCCTCGTGCGCATGCGCCTGGTCAAGGGGCGCACCGACGACATGCTCATCATTCGCGGGGTGAACGTCTATCCGAGCCAGGTGGAGGCGGTGCTGGGGCGCGTCCCCGAACTCTCGCCACACTACTGCATCGTCGTCACCCGTGAGGAGACGCTCCACGAGATCGAGGTTCAAGCCGAGGTGGCCGACTCGTTCTTTCGGGAAGTGGGGCGCGAGCTGCTGTCGGACGACGTCGTCGAGGCCGACCTCCGGTTGCGCGAGCTGCGCCAGCGGGTGGCGGGGCTGCTGCGCGACGTGATCGGCGTGGGGATGTCGGTGACCCTGCTGGCGCCTGGCGAGGCGCCGCGATCGGAGGGGGGAAAGCTGAATCGGGTGGTGGATCGGCGGGCGCGGTGA
- a CDS encoding AI-2E family transporter, with product MTGTTLPPFKVAPVLASTVATVLLLGLLFKAADIFLLLFVAILFSLFLGAVRDALVARLHLPSGLAFTIAVVGTLAAVAGLVTLLVPPVVEQTQQLVGNLPNYVSAWQAWLQRVLLRYPRLQELWSAESSKMVGGVVAQAENAVSEILPQVVGLGHAVVNIVSILVMGIFLALHPGTYREWLIALFPPARRDLVRDVLRDIGGTLRAWIVGQLLAMTVLAILTAIGLYALDVPYWLTFGVFTGAVAIIPFFGTLVSSTLPALFVLGGDGVFGVSPGTHALLVMILGFVIHIIEANFVVPLITAKQVEIPPVLSIMAVLVVGRLLGATGLPVAVPLLAVVIVVVRRVVINRIYDGQGTQRAGRERVLVLRVPAPDGGVLVAADPPLDVLRLSDTRRPA from the coding sequence GTGACGGGAACCACGTTGCCCCCCTTCAAGGTCGCGCCCGTCCTCGCCTCGACGGTCGCGACCGTTCTGCTGTTGGGGCTCCTGTTCAAGGCGGCGGACATCTTCCTCCTCCTGTTCGTCGCCATCCTCTTCTCGCTCTTCCTGGGCGCGGTGCGCGACGCACTGGTGGCCCGGTTGCACCTGCCGAGCGGGCTCGCCTTCACCATCGCCGTCGTGGGGACGCTGGCTGCTGTTGCCGGTTTGGTCACGCTCCTCGTCCCCCCGGTGGTCGAACAGACGCAGCAACTGGTCGGCAACCTTCCCAACTACGTCAGCGCCTGGCAGGCGTGGCTGCAGCGCGTGCTGCTGCGCTACCCGCGGCTGCAAGAGCTCTGGAGCGCCGAGTCGAGCAAGATGGTCGGCGGCGTCGTGGCGCAGGCCGAGAACGCGGTGAGCGAGATTCTTCCGCAGGTCGTCGGGCTCGGCCACGCGGTCGTCAACATCGTCTCGATCCTCGTCATGGGGATCTTCCTCGCGCTGCACCCGGGCACCTATCGCGAGTGGCTCATCGCGCTCTTCCCGCCGGCGCGGCGCGACCTCGTGCGCGACGTGCTGCGCGACATCGGCGGGACGTTGCGCGCCTGGATCGTTGGACAGCTGCTGGCCATGACAGTGCTCGCCATCCTCACGGCCATCGGACTCTACGCGCTCGACGTCCCGTACTGGCTCACCTTCGGCGTCTTCACCGGCGCCGTGGCCATCATCCCGTTCTTCGGCACGCTCGTCTCCTCGACCTTGCCGGCGCTCTTCGTCCTTGGCGGTGATGGCGTCTTTGGCGTGTCGCCGGGCACACACGCACTCCTCGTGATGATCCTCGGCTTCGTCATCCACATCATCGAGGCCAACTTCGTGGTGCCGCTGATCACGGCCAAGCAGGTCGAGATCCCGCCCGTGCTCAGCATCATGGCGGTCCTCGTCGTCGGGCGGTTGCTTGGCGCCACCGGGCTCCCCGTTGCCGTCCCACTGCTTGCCGTGGTGATCGTGGTCGTGCGTCGCGTCGTGATCAACCGCATCTACGACGGGCAGGGGACGCAGCGCGCCGGGAGGGAGCGCGTCCTCGTGCTGCGTGTGCCCGCGCCCGATGGCGGCGTCCTGGTTGCCGCCGACCCGCCGCTCGACGTCCTGCGACTCAGCGACACGCGGCGGCCGGCGTAG
- a CDS encoding PspA/IM30 family protein codes for MGIFDRLASLIKSNVNDLISSAENPEKMLNQIIVDMRDQLVKAKQQVAAAIADEKRLRDQFEAEYKQSQDWEQKAMLAIKEGRDDLAKQALVRQGEHYAHAQQLETTWQSHQLETEKLKNALRDLNDKIEEAKRKKNLLLARQRRAQAQKRISETMSGLSEKSAFEAFARMEEKIEQNERMIKASSEIDEEFSGDRLQRDFKLLEKSSTSIGADAQLLALKQKMGLLPSPAPAEKRQLGAGSAGGSAPAEETVHAEIEDADGKQNG; via the coding sequence ATGGGCATCTTCGATCGACTCGCCTCACTCATCAAGTCGAACGTCAATGACCTGATCTCCTCCGCCGAAAACCCGGAGAAGATGCTCAACCAGATCATTGTCGACATGCGCGACCAGCTGGTGAAGGCCAAGCAGCAGGTGGCTGCCGCCATCGCCGACGAGAAGCGGTTGCGCGACCAGTTCGAGGCGGAATACAAGCAGTCGCAGGACTGGGAGCAGAAGGCGATGCTCGCCATCAAGGAAGGGCGAGACGACCTGGCCAAGCAGGCCCTCGTCAGGCAGGGCGAGCACTACGCGCACGCGCAGCAGCTCGAGACGACCTGGCAGTCGCACCAGCTCGAGACCGAGAAGCTCAAGAATGCGTTGCGCGACCTCAACGACAAGATCGAGGAAGCCAAGCGCAAGAAGAACCTCCTCCTCGCCCGCCAGCGCCGGGCGCAGGCGCAGAAGCGCATCTCGGAGACGATGTCGGGGCTGTCGGAGAAGTCGGCCTTCGAGGCGTTCGCGCGGATGGAAGAGAAGATCGAGCAGAACGAGCGCATGATCAAAGCGTCGTCGGAGATCGACGAGGAGTTCTCGGGCGATCGCCTGCAGCGCGACTTCAAGCTCCTCGAGAAGTCGTCGACCTCGATTGGCGCCGACGCGCAGCTCCTCGCGCTCAAGCAGAAGATGGGGCTCCTCCCATCGCCTGCCCCCGCGGAGAAGCGCCAGCTCGGCGCCGGCTCGGCCGGGGGGAGCGCCCCCGCCGAGGAGACCGTGCACGCCGAGATCGAGGACGCCGACGGCAAGCAGAACGGGTGA
- a CDS encoding alpha/beta fold hydrolase, protein MRTLFRIVVTLLKWGAICLVLFLVGVAVYARVLHRRDDARWKAPGRLVEVEPGRMMHLYCTGAGTPTVVLEAGLGDFGLSSWRYVQPQLSELSRTCSYDRAGTGWSDPPRVTPMPTAMINDLHTLLAKSGEPGPYVIVGHSLGGPLARHYAVRYPTEVAGLVLVDGSHEDQITRMKGMPAWSQWIIKVIPALHYSGIDRVAQRTTADTLDAVSIARETTDQAMHNTAQIGAMLPQWFAEVGRDAKPFGDLPITALTAGKMSVPGVTPEVAKSLHDEWVAMHKEIVSRTSRGRWILAEQSTHYIQKDQPDLVIQAVRDMLDTVRATPARSGAAAGALRQ, encoded by the coding sequence ATGCGCACCCTGTTCCGAATCGTCGTCACGCTCCTCAAGTGGGGCGCGATCTGCCTGGTGCTCTTCCTCGTTGGTGTCGCCGTGTACGCCCGCGTGCTGCACCGGCGCGATGATGCACGATGGAAGGCGCCGGGACGGCTGGTCGAGGTCGAACCCGGCCGCATGATGCACCTCTACTGCACCGGTGCAGGGACGCCGACCGTGGTGCTCGAGGCGGGGCTCGGCGACTTCGGCCTGTCGTCCTGGCGCTATGTGCAGCCGCAACTCTCCGAGCTGTCGCGCACCTGTTCCTACGATCGCGCCGGGACGGGGTGGAGCGACCCGCCGCGCGTTACGCCGATGCCCACCGCGATGATCAACGACTTGCACACGCTCCTGGCCAAGTCCGGCGAACCGGGTCCGTATGTGATCGTCGGCCACTCGCTGGGCGGGCCGCTGGCGCGCCACTACGCGGTACGCTACCCCACGGAGGTGGCGGGGCTCGTCCTCGTCGACGGCTCGCACGAGGACCAGATCACTCGCATGAAAGGAATGCCCGCGTGGTCGCAGTGGATCATCAAGGTGATTCCCGCGCTCCATTACTCGGGCATCGATCGCGTGGCACAGCGCACCACCGCCGACACCCTCGACGCCGTCTCGATTGCACGCGAAACCACCGACCAGGCGATGCACAACACCGCCCAAATCGGGGCCATGCTCCCGCAATGGTTCGCCGAGGTGGGGCGCGATGCCAAGCCGTTCGGCGACCTCCCGATCACCGCGCTCACGGCGGGAAAGATGTCGGTCCCCGGTGTCACCCCCGAAGTGGCCAAGTCGCTGCACGACGAATGGGTCGCGATGCACAAGGAGATCGTGTCGCGCACCTCCCGCGGGCGTTGGATCCTGGCGGAGCAGAGCACGCACTACATCCAGAAAGACCAGCCCGACCTCGTGATTCAGGCGGTTCGCGACATGCTGGATACCGTGCGCGCGACGCCCGCGCGCTCGGGCGCTGCAGCTGGCGCGCTCCGGCAGTAG
- the sdaAA gene encoding L-serine ammonia-lyase, iron-sulfur-dependent, subunit alpha yields the protein MYKSLADAIRDAEQHGSTLAHVALAAEARDQGRSVADIREALSRALAIMRGAVSQGLTGDLRSASGLVGGDAAKLRQGPAGPLAGTPFRDVLARALAVQEVNAAMGVIVAAPTAGGAGVLPAVLLGLADAKHIGDEALVDALATAGLIGAIVAERASLSGAEGGCQAETGAAAGMAAGAATEMLGGTPSQAGHAVALAQQGTLGLVCDPLGGLVELPCVFRNATGAAIALAAIEMALAGITFAIPADEVIDTMGEIGRSMDVRYRETAGGGLAATPTGRRLARERLVQIKRRDD from the coding sequence ATGTACAAGTCCCTCGCCGACGCCATTCGCGACGCCGAACAGCACGGCTCCACCCTCGCCCACGTTGCCCTCGCCGCCGAGGCGCGCGACCAGGGGCGAAGCGTCGCCGACATCCGCGAGGCGCTGTCGCGCGCCCTCGCCATCATGCGCGGCGCTGTGTCCCAGGGGCTCACCGGTGACCTCCGGAGCGCGTCGGGGCTCGTTGGCGGCGACGCCGCCAAGCTGCGCCAAGGGCCGGCAGGGCCGCTCGCCGGCACGCCGTTCCGCGACGTCCTCGCGCGAGCGCTCGCCGTGCAGGAAGTCAACGCCGCCATGGGAGTGATCGTCGCCGCGCCTACCGCCGGCGGCGCGGGCGTCCTTCCCGCCGTCCTCCTCGGCCTCGCCGACGCCAAGCACATTGGCGACGAGGCGCTCGTCGATGCGCTGGCAACCGCTGGACTCATCGGGGCCATCGTGGCCGAGCGTGCGTCGCTCTCCGGCGCCGAGGGTGGATGCCAGGCCGAGACCGGCGCCGCCGCCGGCATGGCGGCCGGCGCCGCCACCGAGATGCTCGGCGGGACACCATCGCAGGCGGGACACGCCGTCGCCCTCGCCCAGCAGGGGACGCTTGGACTGGTCTGTGACCCGTTAGGCGGATTGGTCGAACTGCCGTGCGTCTTCCGCAATGCGACCGGGGCGGCGATCGCCCTCGCGGCCATCGAGATGGCGCTGGCGGGGATCACCTTCGCCATCCCGGCCGACGAAGTCATCGATACCATGGGCGAGATTGGCCGCAGCATGGATGTTCGCTACCGCGAGACGGCCGGAGGCGGGCTGGCGGCAACGCCCACCGGGCGACGCCTCGCCCGCGAACGTCTCGTGCAGATCAAGCGTCGCGACGACTGA
- the sdaAB gene encoding L-serine ammonia-lyase, iron-sulfur-dependent subunit beta: MVSLLDIIGPVMVGPSSSHTAGACRLGLLARGLVGGTPQTALVELHGSFARTGEGHGTDKAIVGGLMGFRPDDERLRNALDIMEREGLAYTFEKTKLGEEGETHPNTVRITLERGDRRAVMVGSSLGAGRILVSEIDGFPVEVHGNYHTIVLVAEDIKGSIARIASLLADDGVNIATLRLTRKARGGDAFMVIEVDEEPGPDVRDHIRTLPWVSWAYRLDKVGA, translated from the coding sequence GTGGTCTCCCTTCTCGACATCATCGGCCCCGTCATGGTGGGGCCCAGTTCCAGCCATACCGCGGGCGCCTGCCGTCTCGGGCTGCTCGCCCGCGGGCTGGTGGGCGGGACGCCGCAAACGGCGCTCGTCGAGCTGCACGGGTCGTTTGCCCGCACCGGTGAAGGGCACGGCACCGACAAGGCGATCGTGGGCGGGTTGATGGGCTTTCGTCCCGACGACGAGCGCCTGCGCAACGCGCTGGACATCATGGAACGCGAGGGGCTGGCCTACACCTTCGAGAAGACCAAGCTGGGCGAGGAGGGGGAGACGCACCCCAACACGGTGCGCATCACCCTCGAGCGGGGCGACCGCCGCGCCGTGATGGTGGGGTCGTCGTTAGGCGCTGGACGCATCCTCGTCTCGGAAATCGACGGCTTCCCGGTCGAGGTGCACGGGAACTACCACACCATCGTCCTCGTCGCCGAGGACATCAAGGGCTCCATTGCCCGCATTGCGTCGCTCCTTGCCGACGACGGCGTCAACATCGCCACGTTGCGCCTGACGAGAAAGGCACGCGGCGGCGACGCCTTCATGGTCATCGAGGTCGACGAGGAACCCGGCCCCGACGTCCGCGACCACATCCGCACCCTCCCTTGGGTCAGCTGGGCCTACCGCCTCGACAAGGTCGGCGCGTGA
- a CDS encoding CoA transferase, which produces MSLDLPLAGLRVVSLAVNVPGPVAAARLADMGAHVTKVEPPSGDFLQGGAPEWYRQLTARQRVITLDLRTDEGRNALADTLGDADILIVSNRPSALPRMGLHREALLARYPRLCVVSIIGHPSPDQERPGHDLTYLVEAGVLDGSALPRSLFSDLAAADQAVAAALALIIRRGRTGVGGWQEVSLADAAHALSAPLVHGLTRAGGVLGGGHPGYAFYRAADGVVAVAALEPHFLQRFVAALALAEPDPAAISFSVRQRTVRDLLALGAAHDFPIAAVTA; this is translated from the coding sequence GTGTCCCTCGACCTTCCGCTCGCCGGCCTCCGCGTCGTCTCGCTCGCCGTCAATGTTCCCGGCCCGGTCGCGGCTGCGCGCCTTGCCGACATGGGGGCGCACGTGACGAAGGTCGAACCGCCCAGCGGTGACTTCCTGCAGGGGGGCGCCCCGGAGTGGTACCGCCAACTCACCGCCCGGCAGCGGGTGATCACCCTCGACCTTCGCACCGACGAAGGAAGGAACGCGCTCGCCGACACGCTCGGCGACGCGGATATCCTGATCGTTTCCAACCGCCCGTCGGCGCTGCCGCGGATGGGGCTGCACCGCGAGGCGCTGCTGGCCAGATACCCGCGCCTGTGCGTCGTCTCGATCATTGGGCACCCCTCTCCCGATCAGGAGCGTCCCGGCCACGACCTCACCTACCTGGTGGAGGCAGGAGTGCTGGACGGTAGCGCACTCCCGCGCTCGCTCTTCTCCGACCTTGCCGCGGCGGATCAGGCGGTAGCCGCGGCGCTGGCGCTGATCATTCGTCGCGGCCGCACGGGGGTTGGGGGGTGGCAGGAGGTGTCGCTGGCCGACGCGGCGCACGCGCTGTCGGCGCCGCTGGTGCACGGGCTCACGCGCGCGGGGGGCGTGTTGGGCGGGGGGCATCCGGGATACGCCTTCTATCGCGCTGCGGACGGAGTGGTGGCGGTGGCGGCGCTGGAGCCCCACTTCCTTCAACGGTTCGTCGCCGCGCTCGCGCTGGCGGAGCCCGATCCCGCCGCGATCTCCTTCAGTGTTCGGCAGCGAACGGTGAGAGACCTCCTCGCGCTCGGCGCCGCGCACGACTTCCCCATCGCCGCCGTGACCGCCTGA
- the uvrA gene encoding excinuclease ABC subunit UvrA has protein sequence MAPSPASTRAAAARAAARAASRATGTAAVASESLIVRGAREHNLQNVDVTIPRDKLTVITGLSGSGKSSLAFDTIYAEGQRRYVESLSAYARQFLGLMEKPDVDTIEGLSPAISIEQKTAGHNPRSTVGTVTEIYDYLRLLYARAGTPHCPNCGRAVQRQTATQITDAILAWPEGTRLEILAPLVRGRKGEFRDLFEAARKQGFIRAMVDGALIELASPPKLNRRQNHDVSIVVDRLVVRADDRGRLNDSVETALKLAEGLVEVVRHGSEKSSHLFSERYGCPDCGISMPEMEPRHFSFNSPFGACPACGGLGTRREVSEELIVGDPSLTILEGVILPWGEPDGYLRRVILPGLARSLGFELNVPWARIPEKVRRTLLHGSAPGTGVAADDDGSAGPRKRATARASAKKTAISRPPSPVSWEGIIANISRRYQETDSDSIRQELDGFMVIRPCAACGGRRLKPESLAVTVDGRNLGEVVDDSIGEARRFFDEIPVRNNGRPGLDPEIAGPILKEVRERLRFLDDVGLDYLTLGRSAESLSGGEAQRIRLATQIGSRLVGVLYILDEPSIGLHQRDNERLLGTLKQLRDLGNTVIVVEHDEDTIREADYVIDLGPGAGKHGGRVVAAGTVDDVTRVAESLTGRYLKDELRIEIPKARRPADPGRSIRVVGAREHNLRDLTVDFPLGTFIAVTGVSGSGKSTLVEDILHRSLARHFYRARVIAGEHSRITGLEHVDKVIDIDQSPIGRTPRSNPATYTGVFTPVRELFAEMPEAKIRGYGPGRFSFNVKGGRCEACQGDGLVKIEMHFLPDVYVPCDVCKGKRYNRETLEVRFRGLNIAEVLDLTVEDSLAFFEHQPRIHQKLQTLNDVGLGYIHLGQSATTLSGGEAQRVKLATELSKRDTGRTLYILDEPTTGLHFEDVRLLLDVLHRLVDRGNTVLVIEHNLDVIKTADWIVDLGPEGGNKGGTIVATGTPEQVVKVKESYTGQFLRKALKSR, from the coding sequence ATGGCCCCCTCCCCGGCATCGACACGCGCCGCCGCCGCCCGCGCCGCCGCCCGCGCCGCATCTCGCGCGACCGGCACCGCCGCCGTGGCGAGCGAGTCGCTGATCGTACGCGGCGCCCGCGAGCACAATCTCCAGAACGTCGACGTCACCATCCCGCGCGACAAGCTGACCGTCATCACGGGGCTGTCGGGCTCCGGCAAGTCGTCGCTTGCCTTCGACACCATCTACGCCGAGGGGCAGCGCCGGTACGTCGAGTCGCTCTCGGCGTACGCGCGCCAGTTTCTCGGGCTGATGGAGAAGCCCGACGTCGACACCATCGAGGGGCTCTCACCGGCCATCTCGATCGAGCAGAAGACCGCCGGGCACAACCCGCGTTCCACCGTCGGCACCGTCACCGAGATCTACGACTACCTGCGCCTGCTCTACGCGCGCGCCGGCACGCCGCATTGCCCCAACTGCGGCCGCGCCGTACAACGGCAGACGGCCACCCAGATTACCGACGCGATCCTGGCCTGGCCGGAGGGGACGCGTCTCGAGATCCTGGCCCCGCTGGTGCGCGGTCGCAAAGGGGAGTTCCGCGACCTGTTCGAGGCGGCGCGCAAGCAGGGCTTCATCCGGGCCATGGTCGACGGTGCGCTGATCGAGCTTGCGTCGCCGCCCAAGCTCAATCGACGGCAGAATCACGACGTCTCGATCGTGGTCGACCGCCTGGTGGTGCGCGCCGACGATCGTGGGCGCCTCAACGACTCGGTGGAGACTGCGCTCAAGCTTGCCGAAGGGCTGGTCGAGGTCGTGCGGCACGGGAGCGAGAAGTCGAGCCATCTGTTCTCGGAACGCTACGGGTGCCCGGACTGCGGCATCTCGATGCCGGAGATGGAACCGCGCCACTTCTCCTTCAATTCCCCGTTTGGCGCCTGTCCTGCATGCGGCGGTTTGGGGACGCGACGCGAAGTGAGCGAGGAGCTCATTGTCGGCGACCCCTCGCTGACGATCCTCGAGGGGGTCATCCTTCCCTGGGGTGAACCCGACGGCTACCTGCGCCGCGTCATCCTCCCCGGCCTTGCCAGGTCGCTCGGCTTCGAGCTCAACGTCCCGTGGGCGAGGATCCCCGAGAAGGTCCGGCGCACCCTCCTGCACGGCAGCGCGCCCGGGACGGGAGTTGCGGCTGACGACGACGGGAGTGCGGGACCGAGGAAGCGCGCGACGGCCAGGGCCTCTGCGAAGAAGACCGCCATCTCGCGTCCCCCGTCCCCCGTCTCGTGGGAAGGGATCATCGCCAACATCTCGCGCCGGTACCAGGAGACCGACTCGGACAGCATTCGCCAGGAGCTGGACGGTTTCATGGTGATTCGCCCGTGCGCGGCGTGTGGCGGGCGACGGCTCAAGCCGGAGTCGCTGGCGGTGACCGTCGATGGGCGCAACCTGGGCGAGGTCGTCGACGACTCGATCGGCGAGGCGCGCCGCTTCTTCGACGAGATCCCCGTCAGGAACAACGGGCGCCCCGGGCTCGACCCGGAGATCGCCGGCCCGATCCTCAAGGAGGTGCGCGAACGGTTGCGCTTCCTCGACGACGTGGGGCTGGACTACCTCACGTTAGGCCGCTCCGCCGAGTCGCTCTCCGGGGGCGAGGCGCAACGCATTCGGCTGGCGACCCAGATCGGCTCGCGCCTGGTGGGCGTCCTCTACATCCTCGACGAGCCCTCCATCGGGCTGCACCAGCGCGACAACGAGCGGCTGCTGGGGACGCTCAAGCAGCTGCGCGACCTGGGCAACACCGTCATCGTGGTGGAGCACGATGAGGACACGATCCGCGAGGCCGACTACGTCATCGACCTCGGCCCGGGGGCGGGGAAGCACGGCGGGCGCGTGGTGGCGGCCGGCACCGTGGATGACGTCACCAGGGTCGCCGAGTCGCTCACAGGGCGCTACCTCAAGGACGAGCTGCGCATCGAGATCCCCAAGGCGCGGCGTCCGGCCGATCCGGGGCGCAGCATTCGCGTGGTAGGGGCCAGGGAGCACAACCTGCGCGACCTCACCGTCGACTTCCCGTTAGGCACCTTCATCGCCGTCACCGGCGTGTCGGGCTCGGGAAAGTCGACGCTGGTGGAGGACATCCTGCACCGCTCGCTGGCGCGCCACTTCTACCGGGCGCGCGTGATTGCCGGCGAGCACTCGCGCATCACGGGGCTCGAGCACGTCGACAAGGTCATCGACATCGACCAGTCGCCCATTGGGCGCACCCCACGCTCCAACCCGGCGACCTACACCGGCGTCTTTACCCCGGTGCGCGAGCTGTTCGCCGAGATGCCGGAAGCCAAGATCCGCGGCTACGGGCCCGGGCGATTCTCGTTCAACGTGAAGGGGGGGCGCTGCGAGGCGTGCCAGGGCGACGGCCTCGTGAAAATCGAGATGCACTTCCTCCCCGACGTCTATGTGCCGTGCGACGTGTGCAAGGGGAAGCGCTACAACCGCGAGACGCTCGAGGTCCGCTTCCGCGGCCTCAACATCGCGGAAGTGCTCGACCTCACCGTCGAGGACTCGCTCGCCTTCTTCGAGCACCAGCCGCGCATCCACCAGAAGCTGCAGACGCTCAACGACGTCGGGCTCGGCTACATCCACCTGGGGCAGAGCGCGACGACGCTCTCCGGCGGCGAGGCACAGCGCGTGAAGCTCGCCACCGAGCTGTCCAAGCGCGACACGGGCCGCACGCTGTACATCCTCGATGAACCGACCACCGGTCTCCACTTCGAGGACGTGCGCCTCCTCCTCGACGTCCTGCATCGCCTCGTGGATCGCGGCAACACCGTCCTCGTCATCGAGCACAACCTCGACGTCATCAAGACGGCCGACTGGATCGTCGACCTGGGTCCCGAGGGAGGGAACAAGGGGGGAACGATCGTCGCCACCGGGACGCCGGAACAGGTCGTGAAGGTCAAGGAGAGCTACACGGGCCAGTTTCTCCGCAAGGCGCTGAAGAGTCGTTAG
- a CDS encoding divalent-cation tolerance protein CutA — translation MPHTDAVVVLTTVASSEEGAALVRALLERRLIACGTLLPAARSLYRWEGKVADEQETVILMKTRSAVLHAIEKAFAELHPYKVPELLALEVQWGLEKYVNWINDETSMALLQ, via the coding sequence ATGCCGCACACCGACGCCGTCGTCGTGCTCACCACCGTTGCCTCGTCCGAGGAGGGGGCGGCGCTCGTTCGCGCTCTCCTGGAACGCCGGCTCATCGCCTGCGGCACGCTCCTTCCCGCGGCGCGTTCGCTCTATCGCTGGGAAGGAAAGGTCGCCGACGAGCAGGAGACGGTGATCCTGATGAAGACGCGCTCGGCCGTGCTGCACGCCATCGAGAAGGCGTTCGCCGAGCTGCACCCGTACAAGGTCCCGGAGCTGCTCGCGCTGGAGGTGCAGTGGGGGCTGGAGAAGTACGTCAACTGGATCAACGACGAGACGTCGATGGCGCTGTTGCAGTAG
- a CDS encoding macro domain-containing protein, translated as MQIAVTIDDLAFVAADAVARPVNAELRAMTPVMRRLEQAAGEGLLRQLHIHEPLDVGSAVVTPAGAVHAGLMIHAVVSTETERVSRDGVRRATTSALQRAHDFGVAHLAMAPFGLGAGNLDVEDAAQTMVAAIRAQAESRKAPEGVTIIVENDLELEAFRGAVARFWSER; from the coding sequence ATGCAGATCGCCGTCACCATCGATGACCTGGCCTTCGTGGCCGCCGACGCCGTCGCCCGTCCTGTCAACGCCGAGTTGCGGGCCATGACACCGGTCATGCGCCGCCTGGAGCAGGCGGCGGGCGAGGGGTTGCTCCGTCAGCTGCATATCCACGAGCCGCTGGACGTGGGCTCGGCCGTGGTCACGCCGGCCGGGGCCGTGCACGCCGGCCTGATGATTCACGCCGTGGTGTCGACCGAGACGGAGCGCGTCTCGCGCGACGGCGTGCGGCGCGCCACCACCAGCGCGCTGCAGCGCGCGCACGACTTCGGCGTGGCGCACCTGGCCATGGCGCCGTTCGGGCTGGGCGCGGGGAACCTCGACGTGGAGGATGCGGCGCAGACGATGGTGGCGGCCATCCGTGCGCAGGCCGAGTCACGCAAGGCACCCGAGGGCGTCACCATCATCGTGGAGAACGACCTCGAGCTGGAGGCCTTTCGCGGCGCCGTCGCGCGCTTCTGGAGTGAGCGATGA